ACTTTGCCTCAAGCAAATCAGCTTGGTAAGACTCAATAGTCCTGGGGCTGTAATGCCGCTCATTTTGCAAGTAACTAACAAAACTGGATAATCCTTTATCTAGAGCATTATTCATTTTGGGTTAAGACTGCTTCATTGAACTGCGCTAAACTTGCTAGTGCTCGTTCACTAATCTTTTCATGGCGCTCACGTTTATTACGGATTTTTTTACCCTCAAGTCCTGGAATTAGGGCAAAACTTGCATTCATTGGCTGAAAATGCTTGCTACTAGTTGTTGTAACATAATTAGCCATTGAACCCAGAGCTGTATCTTTAGGAAAAGCAACTGTTAGTTCATTTTGTATGAGTCTAGCGGCATTAATACCAGCGACTAAACCACTTCCTGCACTTTCAACATAACCCTCTACTCCCGTCATTTGACCAGCAAAAAATAATCCTGGTCGTTTCTTTGCTTCATAACTTGCAGTTAGCACATCAGGAGAAGCCATATAAGTATTACGATGCATTTTACCATAGCGAACAAATCGAGCATGCTCTAATCCAGGAATCATCGAAAATACTCGTTTTTGTTCTGGATATCTAAGATGGGTCTGAAAACCAACAATATTGTACATTGATGCAGCTGCGTCATCTTGTCGTAGTTGCACCACCGCATATGGAATTTCACCTGTGTGAGGATTTTCCAAACCAACTGGTTTTAAAGGACCAAACAACATGGTCTTAGACCCACGTGCCGCCATAACTTCGATTGGCATACAACCTTCAAAAACATCTGCTTTTTCAAAGCCATGCATTTGTGCTGTTTCAGCATTTATTAATTCTCGTGTAAAAGCTTCATACTCAGCTTTAGTCATCGGACAATTAAGGTATGCAGCCTCTCCTCGATCATATCGCGACTTTTTGTAGACAATCTCAGTATTAATCGAGTCAGCTGCTACAATTGGGGCAGCCGCATCAAAGAAATGTAAACTGGTAGTCCCGGAAAATTGCTGAATTTGCTCTGCTAAACTATCACTAGTAAGTGGGCCAGTTGCGATAATAGTAATACCTGTTGGCGGTATTTGCGTGATTTCTTCATCATGAAAAGTTACGCTTGGTAATGAATGCAACTTTTCAGTTACATATGCACTAAACTTATCACGATCCACTGCCAAAGCACCTCCAGCTGGTACTTGAGTTGCATCAGCTGCTGTCAAAATTAGTGAATCAAGCTGGCGCATTTCTTCTTTTAGCAAGCCAACTGCATTGGAAAGTTGGTTTGAACGCATAGAGTTAGTGCAAACCAACTCTGCCAGATTTCCCGTTTTATGAGCAGGGGTCATCTTATTTGGTCGCATTTCATATAGGTCAACTTTAATTCCACGTTTGCCTAGCTGCCAAGTGGCCTCACTTCCGGCTAGTCCACCGCCAATTACTGTTACACTTTTAGGCATAAAAATTATTCCTTTACTATAAAATTATTTTTAAAGATAAGAATATCACCAAACCGTGAAGATTTGATGATATTAACATAAATTTAATTTTATTTTGCCATGGCTTCGTCCTTAGGTTCTTCTTTATAATCACCATTAGGACATTGAACGATTAAGCCTTTTTTGGTCTTTTTCTCAATTAAAAAGTGACCATCATTAGGGCACACTCTATTAATCGGCTTATCCCAAGAGACAAAGTCACATTCTGGATAACGGGAACAACCATAAAATTTCCGATTCCGTTTAGACTTCTTTTCAACGACATCCCCCTTGCCACATTTAGGACAAGTAACGCCAACCTTTTTAACAATTGCCTTAGTATTTCTACAATCGGGAAAACGTGAACAGGCATAGAATTTGCCATAACGGCCCATTTTAATCACCATTGGCGCGCCACAGATATCACAATTGAATCCTGCGGGCTCGTCTTTAATTTGGACTTTTTTAATATCAGCATCTGCCCGATCTAGTTCTTTTTTAAATGGATGATAATAATCATCAATTACTTTAACCCAATTTTTCTTACCTGCTTCCACACTATCAAGATCATTTTCTAGTTGGGCAGTAAAGTCAACACTAACAATATCTGGGAAGAACTTTTCGATTAAATCATCAACTATTTCTCCTAATTCCGTAGGAACAATTGCCTTGCCTTCGAGCTTAACATAGTATCGACGCTGGATAGTATCAATAGTTGGTGCATAAGTTGATGGTCGGCCAACCCCATTTTCTTCCAACGAGCGAACTAAGCTAGCCTCAGTATAACGGGCTGGTGGTAAAGTGAAATGTTGCTTATTATCTGACTTGTCTAACTTAACTAAATCACCTTCAGTTAAATCAGGCAGCTCAACATTTTTTTCTTGCTGATTATCATAGACCTTAGTAAATCCAGGAAACTTCATCTGTGAACCAGTTGTTCTAAAGATAACTCCATTTTGTTGAATATCTGCTCTAACAGTATCATAAACAGCTGGAGTCATTTCACTAGCTAAAAAACGTGACCAAATCAACTTATAAAGCCGGTATTGTTCAGTAGTCAATACAGATTTAAGAGACTCAGGAGTTCGATAAACACTAGTAGGTCTGATAGCTTCATGGGCATCTTGAGCGTCTTGCTTATTTTTAAAGTGTCTCTGACCCTTAGCAGCGTATTCCTGACCATATTTCTCATTTAAAAACTTGGATGCTTCCGCCTGTGCAACAGGTGAAGTCCGTTTAGAGTCAGTTCTCATATAGGTAATAAGTCCGACAGTTCCTTGTTTACCTAAACTAATTCCTTCATATAGCTGTTGAGCAATGCTCATTGTCCTACGAGTCCGATAGTTCAACCGTTTATTTGCTTCTTGTTGCAAAGTCGAGGTAGTAAAAGGTGCTGCTGGTTGCCGGCGGCGCTCACTTTTAACTACTTGGCTAACCTCAAAATATTGATCTTTAGTTATTTTGGCTAATACAGCTTGGACAGCATCATTGTTAGGTAGTTCTTGCTTCTTGCCATCAACTCCCCAAAACTGTGACTTGAATTGTTTACGACCTTTTTTAAATTCCGCTTCTATCGTCCAATATTCTTGAGGTTTAAAGTCTTTAATTTCTTTTTCGCGATCAATAACCAGCTTTAAAGCAACCGATTGTACCCGACCAGCACTTAGGCCTTTTTTAACTTTATCCCACAAAATAGGTGATAAAGAATAACCAACAATTCTATCTAAAATTCGGCGTGCTTGTTGAGCATCAACCGTATCCATATCGATTGCTCGGGGATGCTTAAAGCTATTCTTAACTGCATCTTTAGTAACTTCATTGAAAGTCACTCTATTTTTAGCAGTATCATCAAGATTCAAAGCATGAGCAACATGCCAAGCAATGGCTTCACCTTCACGATCGGGGTCAGAAGCCAAATAAACTTCTTTAGCTTTTTTTGCTTCAGCTTTTAATTCTTTGATCGTATCACCTTTACCTCGGATTGAAATATATTTCGGTTGATAATTGTTATCAAAATCTATTCCCATTTGCGATTTAGGTAAATCACGAATGTGACCCTTTGAAGCAATTACTCGATAATTACGACCTAAATATTTTTCAATTGTCTTGGCTTTAGCAGGTGACTCAACAATCACCAAAATTTTTTTATTCTTTTTTGGCTTTGATTTTGTAGGCATCAAAAGCCTCCTCATTAAATACTATTTTAAAAACACTAGATTGAGAATAGAATATTTTACAGCCACTTGTCAAATCTTTCTACAATTGTATTCCAAAATCAGTGATTGGCGTGGCGCCCACCTCGATCAACTTGTTAGGTCCAACTGACAATTCACTAGTGATAGGACCAGGAACAGCATAAACATCGCGATTTTCCTGTAAAGCTAGATTGGCAGTAATTAATGAACCTGACTTAGCTTTAGCTTCAGTAACAATTACGCCCTTAGCCAATCCCGCCAGAATCCGATTACGTTCTGGAAAACGAAATGGACGGGGTGGTGTATCAGGCAGATATTCACTTAAGATTAATCCTTCATGAGCAATTCGTTTTTGAACTCTTTGATTTTCCTGAGGATAGAAGTGATTAAGCCCATTACCAACAACCGCAATTGTCTGACCATGACTTTTAAGTGTTGCCTGATGTGCCATTACATCAACCCCTTTTGCTAGACCACTAGCAATTACAATATTTTGCTTAACTAATTGTGGAATTAAACTATCTAAAACCGATTGGCTATAGTTAGTTGCTAACCTAGCTCCGACAACAGTAAAAGTTTCAGCTTTTAACAAAGCCACATTTCCTTGTGCAAATAAGATTAAAGGCGGCTGATAAATCTGACGTAATTTTTCGGGATAGCTATCATCAAAAAAACTGATTACCTGACATTGCTGCTTAATTCGCTTAATTGTGTCATCTGCCTTTAAATCTCGATATGCGCTAATTGCTGCCGCTTTTAAACTGCTAGGCAAATCCATCTTCTCAATCATTGGAACATTGACTTCATCTTCGCCTAATTGACTGGCGATTTGTAACATCTTAACATAGCCAATGCCCTTTTGTAATTTTAAACGCAAAAGGAAATTTGTTGTTTTCATAAAAAAACCTCCTATTTACAATTACGTAAAAAGAAGGGATTCGATTTTAATCTTCAACAAAAAAATCACTTACAGGGGCAAAAGTTTTGCGGTGAATTGGAGTAGGTCCATACTTTTTAAGCGCAGCCAAATGTTTACTAGTGCCATACCCTGCATTATGGTCAAAATCATATTCAGGATAAATTTTGGCATAATCCGCCATTAACTTATCGCGGAAAACCTTCGCTACAATCGACGCTGCAGCAATCGAGTTTGACTTTGCATCACCCTTAATGAGTTCGACTTGAGGTATAGCAACTGGAACATTCATTGCATCAACTAACAAGCCATCAGGTTGACGATCAAGATTAGTAACTGCTTGTGCCATAGCTAATCTGTCTGCTTCATAAATATTAACTTCATCAATTACCTGGGCACGTTTTACTCCGATAGCAACGCTCACTGCTGTTTGTAAGATTTTAGGATAAAGCTCCAGGCGCTTGCTAGCACTTAATTTTTTGGAATCATTAACTTCAATTAAATCAAAATCAGCGTCAATTACCACTGCCGCAGTCACCACTGGGCCAGCCAAGGGACCACGACCAACTTCGTCTACACCAGCAACTACTTGGCCTTTGGCCCAAAAAGTTTTTTCATACCGAAACCTACTTAAAAAAGCGGCCTTTTTTTGTTGCAATTTTTCTTGGCGACGATAGTAACTCACTAGTAACTTTTGAACACCGCTTCTTGGATCATCAGCTAATGTTTGTAACTCAGTCTTACTAACTTGCTCAGTCATTAACAACTGCTTAATTTCATTTATAGTCATAGGCGGTCAAGGGTGATTCTACCTGCTTTGCCCTTACGCAGTCTTTGAAGTAAATATAGAGAAAAACGTTCATAATCATCGCGCATTCCATACATTTCTGTCATTGCTAAAAGCAAGTCAGTATCATTGATATTTTTAACTACTTCAGTGGATGAACGAGCAAACTTAACTAAATCGTTAAAATAGTACTTTCGCAAAAGTTGAACTAGGAACAGTGCCACATCATCTGCATGAAAAATACTATCTTTAATTGCTCCAAAAATAGCTAATTTGTACCCAACATCTTGATCGTCAAATTTTGGCCAAAGAATCCCGGGAGTATCTAAGATCTGAATATTAGTATTAGTCTTCAACCATGATTGGCCTTTAGTTACACCTGGTTTATTACCAACAGCTGCTACATTATGTCCAACCAAACGATTGATAATAGTTGATTTACCACAATTCGGTACACCAACCAAAGCAATTCTAATTACTGGATTCGACGCACCACGAGCTTCTAACTTTTGAACTTTTTTAGCAGCTAGCTTTTTTATCATGTGTACAATTGCCTGTACATTAGTATTATGCAGAGAATCCACTGCCATAACCAGTTTGTCCTTACCAGCTAATTTTTTCTGCCATTTTTTGGTCATAATCGGATCGGCCAAATCAGCTTTATTTAAAATAATCAAATGCGGCTTGTCTGCGACTAATTGTTCAATCATTGGATTTCTAGACGATTGCGGAATACGAGCATCCAGCACCTCAACTAACACATCAATTAACCCAAGTTTTTCCTCGAGCTGATTGCGCGCTTTATTCATATGTCCTGGATACCACTGAATTGTTGCCATTTTTTTGCCTTCTTTAACACTAAAAAAGCCCTAAAAAGAGCTACTCCTAATATGCCATTTTATCTTGATAATTTTGATAAGCTCGGTCAAAAATACTCATACTGGATAAGTAACCAGCATTTAACTCTAAATAATTGGACAGCTTATCATAATCTTGTTCCTGCTTAGGAAAAGTCTGATCATTTTGGGCATTATTTGCAAATTGTGCAATTTCATCATTAGAATCCGCATCCCGTTGTGTCATCAAAAACCGATAAAAACTTTCTCGATAAGCCAAATTTATTTACTCCGTATAATATAAAATTGCATAGGCACCCATTCCAGCATGTGTAGCAATAATTGGACTCGTTTCGCGCAATAAAACATCAATATTTTGATTGATTTCTCTAATCTTTTGTGCGAATTTTTTTAGTTCTTCAGGAGCACCACCATCCGCTACATAGGAAATACCTACTTCTTTGATTTTTTCTTTATTTGCGGCAATATCTGCTAAAATTCGATTATTGAAATTTAACGAAAACTTCTTGCCTCGTCCTTTTTTAGCCACTTTAAGCTGTCCATCGGGCATTTGCAATTCAATTCTAATATTTAGCATCCCAGCAACTTTACCAGCAAGTGGGCCCAACCTACCACCTTTGACTATGTTTTCTAAATTAACAATCATCATCTGTAAACGTTGGGTTTTCTGCATCTTTTGTAGATGTGTCAAAATTTGAGCTACAGATTTGCCAGCAGCAGCATCTTTTGCCGCAGCTAAAACTTGGAATCCTTCCATTCGATCCGTTAATTGTGAATCAACTAAATGGACCAATTCCTTTTTCTCACAAAGAGCTACTGCTTGCTTAGCAGCGTCAATTGTTCCACTTAAAGCTTTAGCTAAAAAGATTCCAATCACTTGACTACCGTCAGCAGTAAGTTCATTAATTGTGTCTACTAATCGACCAATCGATGGCTGACTAGTTTTCGGTAGTTCATTAGCAGTTTTCATCTTCTGAACAAATTCCTGCCTAGTAATTTCAACTCCATCTAAATAGGTCTCATTATCAATCGTTACCGATAAAGGCACCACTGTAATATTAAATTTTTTTATTTCCTCCGGTGTCAACTGCACGGAAGAATCGGTCATGATTTTTATCATCTCTGACAACGTGTTCGCCCTCAATTCTAAATTGCAATAACTTTATGCTAAAATATAAATTATATAGGTCATTATAGCAAAAAAAACTTAAAAATAAGAAATTGATTGGATCTTTTAGGATGAATTTACGGAAAATTTGGCAAGAACCACAAACTCAGTCAAAATACTACTACCTGCTAGACAATATTTTTAGTGCAATTACTCATGGCATTGGTTGTCTTTTAGCAATTGCTGGCTTAATCTTTTTAATCATTAAAGCCGCAGCAAGTGGCAGTATCCTTCGGATAGTAACTTTTACTATTTATGGAGTATGTTTGGTCTTACTGTATCTCTTCTCGACACTATTTCACAGTCTAATTTTTACTAGAGCACGCAATGTTTTCCAAATTTTTGACCATTCATCAATTTTTTTATTAATTGCTGGTACTTATACTCCGTACTCTTTAGTTGCTATCGGCGGAATTTGGGGTCAAGTATTATTCTGCTTGATCTGGTTACTTACGATTTTTGGAATTATTTATTATATCTTTAATCGCGGTAAACACACCATTTTAGATACTATTTTGTATATCGCAATGGGCTGGTTAATTATCCTTTCAGGTCCATATCTTTACGTTCGCCTTGGCTTAGTTGGCTTTTGGCTATTAGTTAGTGGCGGAATTGCCTACACTTTTGGCGCTATCTTATATACCATGAGAGGAATTCCCTACATTCACGTCATCTGGCATCTATTCGTTATGCTAGGTTCAAGCTTAATGTATTTCTCAATTTTATTCTTTGTTTAATTCAGTTAACCAGCTAAATATTCTTTTACAGCTTCTTCACTATTTTCTAGTTTTCCAGCAACTACCATTTTTTTGATCTCAGTTAATAGTTGTCCTAATCTAGGTCCCGGCTCGATTCCTGTTTTAATTAAAAAAAGGCCATCAACAGCTAGTTCAGCTGAAGTTTTGATTGGTAAAGCTAAATAGCGATCGACTAGAATCTCAGAATTAATTGGTTGTCCGAGAATACGTGCTACGTCGATAGTGCTAAATAAAATGTCCTGACCTGCTTCAAATAATTCAAAATCAGTTGGTGGCCGTTGCGAAATTATATCAAATAACGCTACAATTTGTTCGACCATAGCTGTCATGGCATTAGAATTTTTCCAAGCACGCATAAACTGCTTAATTTGGTCATCCTGCAACTTAAGCAAAATAATTATTATTGCCCAAAAACTCTGTTCATTGCTAGGATTAAATTCCAAACTTGAATAAATTTTCAATAACTCTTTGTGTCCAGCAAATCCAGGCACTTCTTCGCTTAGATTTGTATCTAAAAAAATTCGAAAGGCTTCTGCAGAAGACTTACCTGTCCCCAACTTAACAAATTCATCCCGAATACGCTCAATCGAAATTTGACTTAAAAGTTGATGATGATCAGCAATCGCCTGCTCAGTCTGTGGTTCAAGTTGAAACTTCAGTTGACTCATAAACCGCACTGCTCGCATCATCCGCAATGCATCTTCATTAAATCTTTGTTCAGGATTACCAACTGCTTTAATCAGACACTTATGCAAATCACCCAAGCCATCAAATAAATCAATAACTTCGCCATGTCTATTCATTGCTAAAGCATTAATGGTAAAATCACGTCGCTTAAGATCTTCACTTAGATTTTGCACAAAAGTAACATGATCAGGTCGTCGATAATCTTGATAACCTGATTCTGTCCTAAAAGTGGTTATTTCATAGCTTTGCCCATGATATAAAACAGTTACTGTGCCATGTTTGATACCAGTATCAATTGATCTAGAAAAAAGCTCCTTGACCTCTTCAGGATAAGCACTGGTAGCAATATCAATGTCATGGATCTGACGTTTTAAAAGTAAGTCACGCACAGATCCGCCGACAAAATAGGCTTCGAACCCAGCTTGTTCCAGTTTTTCTAGTACCGGTACTGCTACCGTAAAAATTTCTGGTAAATTATCTATTTTCATCATTTAATTAATCAACCCATTGATTATATTTATTTTTAATTAAGTAGCTTTATGGTTTTGTAGCAAAATTTTTGCTTACAACTTAACTTCACTAATGATTATATCGCTTTTAAAGACAGAACTCGACAATTTCTTAATAGGAATTTAGAACTTAAACCGTTAATCTGTTGTATAAATCCTGCATTTCTGTATCAGTAGGAGCAAGCTTCAAGTAACTTTCTAGCAATTGAATAGTGACCTCCGTTGAATTTGCTTCAGTTACAAAAAATTCAATCATTTGTCGTAAAAAAGTCGCATTTTGTTTAAATTCAGGATAAGCAAGCAAGAACTCACTTTTGGCCTGATCACTATTATCCAGCCGCTCATAAGATAAAGCCATATTCCAATGAATTTGTGGTTCTAGATCATCCTCAGCCATTTTAGCAAATAATTTGAGGTTTTCTTCATCACGTCGCTGATGTAAATATAAATTTGATAATTGCAACAGTAGGTCATCATTTTCTGGAGCGACTTTTAAGCCACGCTTCAGTAAATCTTCTGCTGTTGCCAGATCATCAATTTTAGTGGCTGCTCTGGCTCCTTGTGAATACAAAATCGGATCATATTCATTATAAGTCAAGCCAGTTTGCGCTGTTTGTAAAACTTGCTGATAGTCATTTAAGTGTTCGTAAGCTGTAGCCAACAATTGATAAGCATTCACATAATCTGGACTTTGCCCAATTACATCTTTTAAGTATGAAATTGCTTGATCATCTTTTTTAAGTACTAGCATAACTAAGGCCGCCTGATATTTGCTGTCAATATCAATAATATCGCCACTATGCTTTTCAATTACATCAGCTGCTGCTTCATAATTGCCAAGCTTAGCTAAGGTTTGAAACAATCGATTATTCAAATTTACTTCACTAAAAGTTTCTTGCCGCTCTAGTAGATCCTGATATCGACTTAGAGCTTGCTCATAATTGCCACTCAGATAGTCTAGCTCGGCTAAGCCAAATTTTATTGTATCTTCTTCAGGTGCAATCTTTAATGCCTTCATGAGCTTATTACGAGCCGTTTCGAGCAAGCCATTAGTTTGATAGTAATCAGCCTGCACTAACAAGCTCTCTAAGTATGCATCAGAATCTTCTGGTACATCATAAAGCAGAGTAAGACCGTCATCCTCTTGGCCATCATTTAATAAAATTTCAGCTAAATATACTTTAAATAAGTCTTCTCGGGGAAATTTAGCAATCAAGCTTCGATAAATCTCTTTAGATAAATCAGTCAAACCTAAACCCGTCAAGTTTTCAGCTAACGAAGCTAAAACTTCTGGTTCATCATTGTCCAATGCCTTCTTAAGTAGGACCTTTTCTTGTGAAAAATCTTGTTTCTCAATTGTTGATAGTAATTGTTCTGAATAACTCATCGTTAGTTTCTCCATTTATATTTTTAGATTAAAACTAAAAAAACGACAGCACCAGCCATCGTTTCTCTAGTAAAAAAACTATTAAATTATTTAACAGCTTCTTTCAAAGCCTTGCCCGGTTTAAATGCGGGAACGACACTAGCTGGGATTTCAATTTCATCACCAGTTTGTGGGTTACGACCTTTACGAGCTGCACGTTGCCGTACTTCAAAAGTTCCAAAACCAATTAATTGGACTTTTTCACCTTTAGCCAAATCATCTTGAATTGAACTAAAAATAGCGTCAACAGCAGTAGCAGCATCTTTCTTAGTTAATTTAGTTTTTGAAGCTACTTCAGAAACTAATTCTGCCTTATTTGCCATCTGGAAATTCACCTCCCAAAATTTAAACTCCAACTTGAAGTTTAACAGCTTTCTCCTCCAATGACGAGGAATGAAGAATAATGATTTTTATTCACCAGTCTTCCTTCACTCAAAATAGCACAAAAGCCTTGTCACAACAAGTTATTTTATCAAAAAATGTGTTTTTTAGCATTTCAATGGCCGAAGTTATTTTCGTTTACGGGCAATTATCTTAATTGGAGTACCCCTAAAGTCAAAATTTTCTCTTAATTGATTAATTAAAAATCGGCGATACGAAAAGTGCATCAATTCGGGATCATTAACGAACACCACAAAAGTTGGTGGATTAGTAGCCACTTGAGTCATATAATACACCCTTAGCCGTTTGCCCTTGACCATTGGAGTTGGGACTAGCTTACTAGCTTCTAGCAATAAATCGTTTAAAACACTAGATTGAATGCGTTGATTTTGATTATGATATACCTGCTTTACAACTTGCGGAATCTGCTCTAAATTTTGTCCAGTTTTAGCAGAAACAAAGATTATTGAAGCATAATCCAAATATTGAAACTCTTGACGAATAGTCTGTTCAAAGTCTTTACCACTATTACTGTTTTTCTTAGGTAGATCCCATTTATTAACAATGATTACCATTCCGCGACCAGCATCATGAGCATACCCTGCCACATGCTTATCTTGCTCGCGAATACCACTACTGGCGTCTAAGACTAGACAAACCACGTCTGAGTGCTCAATGGCTCCCATTGCGCGCATTACAGAATACTTCTCAGTCTTTTCATAAACTTTACCGCGGCGTCTAATTCCTGCAGTATCAACAATGCGATACTTAGTACCGTCTGCACCGACAAAAGGTGTATCGACAGCATCACGTGTTGTTCCTTCTTCATCGTTAACAATCACTCGCTTTTCACCGACCAAACGATTAACGATCGAAGATTTACCAACATTAGGGCGACCGATAATACTAAATGAAATCTGCTCGTCATTCTTTTTGGCCAAATCTTTAGGAAGTTCACTAACAACGCGATCAAGTAAATCACCAATCCCTGTCCCATGACTACTGGAAATTGGCACGGGATCTCCTAAACCTAAACTGTAAAAATCATAGATATCAGCACGTTGTTCTGGATTGTCAGCCTTGTTAACTGCCAAGATAACTGGCTTATCAGTTTGATATAACAGATGGGCAATACGTTCATCTAAATCAGTTAAATGATTAGCTACACTGGTTATCATAATAATCACATCAGCTTCATCGATTGCAATTTCTGCTTGCGCACGAATCTCATCTTCAATTCGACCGTTTTCCCAAGTAATACCACCTGTATCAATTAAATCAAACTTGTGCCCCATCCATTCTGCTTGCGCATAATTACGATCACGGGTAACTCCTGGCTTGTCTTCAACAATAGCTAAGCGTTCATTAATAATCCGGTTGAAAAGAGTTGATTTACCAACATTAGGTTGTCCAACAATCGCAACTACTGGTAAAACCATATTTTTCAGCCTCCTCTAATAAAAATAAAAAAGTCGGCTTCACAAAAGTCGACTTTTTTATCTAAGTTTAACGACGATCTTTTAGTTGATCACCAATCAGATCACCCAAAGCAAAGCCATTATCATCATTATTCATGTATTTCTTGTTAACAGAACTTCTGTTGTAAGAACCGTGTGAATGTGAGCCCTCATTATCAGAGCCTTTAGAATCAGCTGCCTTCATTGAAAGTGAGATCCGACGTTCGTTTGGATCAATGTTCAAAACCTTAACCTTAACAGTTTGGCCGATTTCTAAAACATCACTAGGCTTATCAACATGCTTATATGAAATTTCAGAAACATGAACTAAGCCTTGAATACCATCGGCAACTTCGACAAAGGCACCAAAGTTAGTTAGTGACTTAACTTCACCCTCGAAAATGTCACCTTCATGTAATTCAGCCGTTGCTTGTTCAAACGGAGAAGGTTCAGTTTGCTTAATTGAAAGGGAGATACGATGTCTGTCATCATCAATACCAATAACTTTAACTTTAACATCTTGACCAGCTTTTAAGACATCACTAGGCTTATCAACATGCTTATATGAAATTTCGGAAATGTGGACTAAACCATCTACACCACCAACGTCAACAAATGCACCGAAGTTAGTCAAACGAGAAACTTTACCTTCAACGACATCACCAACAACTAGTTGTGATGCAACATTATCAAAGGCTTCTTCACGTTCTTCTTCAATTAAATCCTTATGAGAAAGAATTAACCGATTCTTGCTTGGATCGATTTCAGTAATCTTAAGTTTCATTGTTTTACCAATGTATGGCTTAAGATCTGAAACGTAACGGTTAGAAATCAATGAAGCTGGTAAAAATCCTCTAGTACCAACATCAACTAATAAACCACCACGAACTGATGAAGTTACAGTACCTTCAATAGCATTTCCTGCTTCAAAGTCCTTTTGTAACTCATCGTAAGCTTCTCTTTCTTTCAAGCGGGTAACTGAAAAGAAGAATTCACCATTTTCCTTGTCACCACCAGCTTTTCTCAAAACTAAAGCTTTGAATTTATCTCCTGGCTTAACAAGTTCACGTAAATCGGCATTGCGATCTGAAGTGTATTCACGACGAGGAACGACACCTTCAACACCGGCGTTTTCTACCCCAACATCGATCTGACCATCTTCAACGTCTAATACTTCGACATCGACAATATCTCCGACCTCAACTCCTTGCATTTGCTTCAATGCATCTAAAAATTGATTACTGTTTTCTGACATTATTTACCTCCCAATATCATAAATCTAATTCTAAATGAAACTGAGATATTTTTCTACTGTTTTAACCCTTTTTTTTAGTTTTTTTTGA
This DNA window, taken from Lactobacillus sp. ESL0684, encodes the following:
- the der gene encoding ribosome biogenesis GTPase Der, with protein sequence MVLPVVAIVGQPNVGKSTLFNRIINERLAIVEDKPGVTRDRNYAQAEWMGHKFDLIDTGGITWENGRIEDEIRAQAEIAIDEADVIIMITSVANHLTDLDERIAHLLYQTDKPVILAVNKADNPEQRADIYDFYSLGLGDPVPISSSHGTGIGDLLDRVVSELPKDLAKKNDEQISFSIIGRPNVGKSSIVNRLVGEKRVIVNDEEGTTRDAVDTPFVGADGTKYRIVDTAGIRRRGKVYEKTEKYSVMRAMGAIEHSDVVCLVLDASSGIREQDKHVAGYAHDAGRGMVIIVNKWDLPKKNSNSGKDFEQTIRQEFQYLDYASIIFVSAKTGQNLEQIPQVVKQVYHNQNQRIQSSVLNDLLLEASKLVPTPMVKGKRLRVYYMTQVATNPPTFVVFVNDPELMHFSYRRFLINQLRENFDFRGTPIKIIARKRK
- the rpsA gene encoding 30S ribosomal protein S1, producing the protein MSENSNQFLDALKQMQGVEVGDIVDVEVLDVEDGQIDVGVENAGVEGVVPRREYTSDRNADLRELVKPGDKFKALVLRKAGGDKENGEFFFSVTRLKEREAYDELQKDFEAGNAIEGTVTSSVRGGLLVDVGTRGFLPASLISNRYVSDLKPYIGKTMKLKITEIDPSKNRLILSHKDLIEEEREEAFDNVASQLVVGDVVEGKVSRLTNFGAFVDVGGVDGLVHISEISYKHVDKPSDVLKAGQDVKVKVIGIDDDRHRISLSIKQTEPSPFEQATAELHEGDIFEGEVKSLTNFGAFVEVADGIQGLVHVSEISYKHVDKPSDVLEIGQTVKVKVLNIDPNERRISLSMKAADSKGSDNEGSHSHGSYNRSSVNKKYMNNDDNGFALGDLIGDQLKDRR